The window TGTgtctttttatcaaagttttaatattttacataattGTTTTATCGCAACTCATCATTGACGTGTTTGGGAACCCTCAAACTTCATACCGAACAAAATTAACAACGTTCGCAAAACTAAACCCTCTTGTGTGAAGTCAATCGTATGACTTGAACCTTGAACTTTGCACCTTAAACTATTTGTAGggtttttgttgatattttgtctCAACGCAATATGTCATCAAGTTGAGTATTGGCAGTAGTTACTGGATGGATATTGGGTGAACGGTACGTGTGAAACTTCTGACCAGAGGTTTGCAAAATATAAGTTGATATGACCTTTCAACTTTGTACGATGCTAATCCACAACGGTTATGTTCTCAGGACAACAACATATCCAGGGTTTATATAAGTCGGTTTCGTGGATTATAAGGTAAGGTATATGCTGTATGTATATGAAGGTGGGGCACTGTGAGTAGGGATTATAAGAGGAAGGGATTGTGAACAGATAGTGCAGCAATGTGCCTTCTGGAAAAATTGTGATCTGAAAATTTGTGACAATGAGCAATAGCAGCGTTCTCAAaacagagggactgtgttgaaacacaAACTTTCTATAGCTGTTTTTCATTTAGTAGAACATCAAGACAGCCGTTTAACAtacatttttcacttttctcaATCCATGAATATTCACCTCCTTAGAGCAGGCATTATATACTGTCATACAGGACTCAACACACCCAGACATATTACATTCATTCAAGATATAACCACCATAGTTTAGAAGAAATGCTTTTTCAGCTTTTATTTCTATTATTAAATGATGGGAATAAATATAATGAACACATACAAATTTACACAGTCAGTTTGTTTAAATGATTTTGCTTGTAATACTTTTCATTgggcattattttttgtaaagaaactgtaatatcaaaatattcatgtgaatcgaactgggtagatatcctctaattgttccaagcataacacaaatggtcaaatattggttaaaaataagtaagaaagcagatacaacactgactcgtgaggcttatgatctcggttgtcaactggacaatgcacatacagataattgggtgtcaggaattaaacaatcggagatgccatgaatgtaaagattgaaaatgacaaacagtttaaaactaatttcaatgtaaaagttaaacagctatttgaaaaatgtgcatttgaattgattcatgatgataccagacaagggcaccataaaaataaacttcgcacatacagagaattgaaaaaagatttctctctcgaaagctaccttcatgttataaaaaacccagatcacagatcagccttgtgcaagttacgcattaatgcacacatactacacatagaaacaggtagatatagacaccttgatgtcatagacagagcatgcccaaacaagtagaagatgagatacattttcattgcaaaggatacacagacattagacatgattttttcagtaaactaaacatttgtaaaaacgcattcagaggcacacaagaccttgtacgcatcttttcaaggacagataaagcatcactatgtgaattgggaaaatacatacatacatgttttaaactcagacaagacaaaatgaaaaagacaaagtaaactatttatgaacctttaatatgttgacctcatgtatagatatttataattatgtatattttatatatactctttcattgttgtttttgcaaaacctttattgtactttatgatcaagatcccaactgggatacgatttcaataaaggcttactttactttactttacttaaactttacaaaacacaattgaaatatgaaatataggGTATCAATAATCACTGTCATATGAGAGAATCAAGGCTGCAAAATAAACACATTCACACAAAGTGACTGTCATTttcatacacacacacgcacacacacacaaacattcaaaaataaaagcagAATTTTTAAATACTGGAATCCATTATGCATTTTACAATATTGTTATTAATagtttatcatttatttaaaatgtcacatgattcgttcaagaaattgatttaAAATTGTTAAATAGGTGTGATAGCAACACTCTGTATCTTGCACaatgtcaaaaaatatatataaatataatctGTCATGATAAAGTCtctgaaatataatataatataatataatataatataatataatataatataatataatataatataatataatatatccggaaaatataaataattgcATCAGAAGTGTTAGTTGACCAGGCTTCCAAATAATACACTGTCTTGTCAGTCATGGAcatcattattatttattaatttaattcggtttttaatgttttgtgttaagaaaatgtttttcatgATTAGTTTTATAAACATAAAGAAGAAACAGCTGGTTGATTAGTGATTTTGGTGTTTATTTGGAAACCTGCAGAAGATGGCAACaagtaataaatattaaatgaatacAGAAGCAAAGCAAAGTTTTTGATCACATACTGCCAAATTAACCCTTTTACATCATTTCACAAgaagttattttgtgaacagaCAATACATTCAATTTTCTGTGATCAACAGAAAagtcatacacacacacacaaaaacttTGGAGACTTTTGGTAAGTGTAAAAGGGTTAATTAGTAGTTCAAGATGATGAGGtcaaattgaaagttttatatGGTTTTCTGAATAAGATGATGATAATTAgagtaaattaaaaaacaataaTGCTATGGAATTTACATTTGAATCACTTTATGAAATGACCTTTCTCAAAATCAGCAATAgtcataaatttaaattttcatttcatataaTATTCATTCAACATGTATGTCTTTCAATTTGACCTCATCAATCTTGGACTTCTCAGCTGGGAACCAAGcacaagtttttgaaaaatatcagatGTACTTTTCACCTCAAGAGGActgaaaataatattgaaaatatgataaatgaatagatcaataaataaatgcaaaaaatatatacatatggataaaatcttcaaaataaataaaactaaaacaaaaaaatagacAAAGAAAAGATAATATAAAGCAACAACTAACGCAATTGAGCAAAATGAAGGAAAGTAAAATTGTATATGTATCTGTGCAGTAATATGAAGACTTAAATATTATTAGTGTCATGCCAGTAGTGACAAAATTCTGTTTATTACACAGTTTGCCACATTAGCAAGGGATATAggtgtttgaaaatgaaatgcatCATTGttgcatttcaaattcaaacacCTCAGTAATCGTCCCTTGCAAATCACGCAAACTGTGCAATAAATCAAgaagttttgcttttgttgtaGCTTGTTTGAGTTGTGTGTGCAATGTAGTTCTGTTGGTCATTGGTAAGTGCTGTATGATAGTCAAGCATTCGTGTCGAAGTGtggcatttgtttttttttcatctttttcactTTCGTGTCTTTCGGCAAGGGTAACAAatagatgtgatttttttccgGTGCCTGGATAGGCACCGGTACAGACAATACTTACCATGGCCTGTCGGATTTTTTCGGCATTGATGTTAAAATTGCCGAAGTCGGTGTCTACAGCATCTCCTGTGATGGTAATAGGAGTGCGGCCAGACTGATACTTGACATAACAAGTCTGTCTCAGTTTTCCCCTGAAACCCGTCAAGTCATTGGTGTAGTCAGGACGACTACGTTCCAATGACTCAGGGTTTGCAAGGGAAAGGACTGAGAAGACTGTCTTTCTCAGACTGGCCAGATGGTCATACCTGCTGCAGATCACCAACCACTTACCTGAGTCTGGTACTGGAGGAGCCCAGGCCTTGATGTTTTTGTTATACTCCTCCAGCACAGCATCCGCACCTTGATGGGCATCAGGCCTGCCAGATCGTGAAATGGCCTCATACTTCTCCAGTGTATGGAGAAGCATTGGTGGATACCTGGCACGGTCAATCTCATCGTATACATCAACAAGTTGATAATACGGATGATTTCGACCATGCCACAAGGTGCGGATAAGGCGTCTCCCAGCTCTCAGGATGACTGTATTGTTGTGTCTGGTACCCTGCCGAAAGAGAAATATTCCCTGTAAATGACGTAGTAATATACTGTACAGGAAATTCAAGTGAGGATCACTCACTGCTGCTGCACTTAACCAGCCCAAAAATGAACTGGCAGATACATCAGCAGTGGGATTACTCACATGAAATTCATGTAACAGTTCACTCCAAAGACAATCCCTGAATTTGTGAAGAAGGTCAAAGGAAACATGATGATCTGAACACTTCTTCACAAATTCAAGTGATCTGTCTGAGGAGTATCCCTGAGTGAAAGCAAAGTCCCTGTAAATTACTTCCCAATATGCCTTAACAAATGATTTAACTGAATTAATTTCCTCATGTAAAATTCCCGTCCTTAAAACAACCCATGAAAATATTCCCTCATGATCTGATGATAAAATTTTCCTGATAATTACATATGGCAAGCCATCACACCTGATTATAACCCATTCCCTGAATTTACAAGTCCCATACCCTTTCCCTTCATTGACATACTGTTTAATATTAGCTAATTTCCCAATATAATGGAGGACTTCTTTAACTGATTCAGGGCAATTTGGATTAACAAAAATAGGGgacattacaaaaatattaactttATTTATATCTTTTTGTGATTGTTTATCGAGCTGAATAATTTGGGTAGTTTGTTTACCTTCATGATCGATCTTCACTTCTCCAGTGCATTCGTGTATTGATAATTTCCTCTTCTTTCTCATTTCTCTCTGCTTAGGTTTGATGAATGttgttctttttttctctctttccatTTCTCTTCTGTACTTACCTATCCAAATGCCACAGTTTCGACACTTTGCAATTCGAGATTCGCCCTTTATGTGGATGAATCCACACTTAGGGCAAATCTCGGTACTGTCATTGTTATGTTGTCGTTGTAAATATGTGTCAATATTGTCAGTCTGTGATGTGTGTTCAGAATTCACAACTACTGCAGCAGatgaaattaaattattaacATATGAGGCTATTGATTCTTCAATAACTGAATTAAACTTATCATACTCACTGTCCTCTCTATTGGTTACATCAGTCTCTGATATCTCCGGCCACTCGCTCGGTTTCAACCCAGACTCATATTGAAGAGATGAGTCTGGATCCAGCTGAGAAGCAATTATGTTTGTAAATATATCTAAAGTAACCTTGTTGCCATCTCTGTTGATGTAATTCTTTGTTGTTCGTTGTTCATTATCAAAAGAAAATTCAACCAACCCTTCTGGTGCCTGTGGAAAATCAAAAGTACCTTTGAAAAGAATATTGTTGATAACGTCATAGCAAGGGCCAGCCGTCACATGACCCATTAGGTCAACAGCCAGGCGGCTTCTAGTTAGACTAAATAAAACCACCTGGACTGCTGACATGAAAGGACTAATGAATCTGTGATGTCTGGCCCCATAAATAAGTTCTACAGCATGTGCAAGATACTGAGTGTTACTTTGGATTCCAGTATTTGGCATACAAATCTCCTCcagaaaagaaaccaaaacaggATTCCGCTCTGACAAGAGGCCAGCCAGGTCAATGTCAGCTAAATTTTGAACGGAATACCTATCTTGGTTTCTACAGAGGAGATTTGCATGCTGAtaaatttcag of the Ptychodera flava strain L36383 unplaced genomic scaffold, AS_Pfla_20210202 Scaffold_96__1_contigs__length_367262_pilon, whole genome shotgun sequence genome contains:
- the LOC139129172 gene encoding uncharacterized protein, whose translation is MSSIRGKDGRFLLQCRCPYHDEWDSLTAPLIQYTRLPAYAKNFLAGFGTRGSVCENCLKQMSSCKLHQSDRTPAGCPAEPESYVATDCDWSTQANLPQSTQKFCGEETREEDEKTSTTYNDNKDKEKIQKLQNEVERLKTEMAEMYSTREKRIKAAREIAKLENSEIYQHANLLCRNQDRYSVQNLADIDLAGLLSERNPVLVSFLEEICMPNTGIQSNTQYLAHAVELIYGARHHRFISPFMSAVQVVLFSLTRSRLAVDLMGHVTAGPCYDVINNILFKGTFDFPQAPEGLVEFSFDNEQRTTKNYINRDGNKVTLDIFTNIIASQLDPDSSLQYESGLKPSEWPEISETDVTNREDSEYDKFNSVIEESIASYVNNLISSAAVVVNSEHTSQTDNIDTYLQRQHNNDSTEICPKCGFIHIKGESRIAKCRNCGIWIGKYRREMEREKKRTTFIKPKQREMRKKRKLSIHECTGEVKIDHEGKQTTQIIQLDKQSQKDINKVNIFVMSPIFVNPNCPESVKEVLHYIGKLANIKQYVNEGKGYGTCKFREWVIIRCDGLPYVIIRKILSSDHEGIFSWVVLRTGILHEEINSVKSFVKAYWEVIYRDFAFTQGYSSDRSLEFVKKCSDHHVSFDLLHKFRDCLWSELLHEFHVSNPTADVSASSFLGWLSAAAVSDPHLNFLYSILLRHLQGIFLFRQGTRHNNTVILRAGRRLIRTLWHGRNHPYYQLVDVYDEIDRARYPPMLLHTLEKYEAISRSGRPDAHQGADAVLEEYNKNIKAWAPPVPDSGKWLVICSRYDHLASLRKTVFSVLSLANPESLERSRPDYTNDLTGFRGKLRQTCYVKYQSGRTPITITGDAVDTDFGNFNINAEKIRQAMVSIVCTGAYPGTGKKSHLFVTLAERHESEKDEKKTNATLRHECLTIIQHLPMTNRTTLHTQLKQATTKAKLLDLLHSLRDLQGTITEVFEFEMQQ